A stretch of Phoenix dactylifera cultivar Barhee BC4 chromosome 16, palm_55x_up_171113_PBpolish2nd_filt_p, whole genome shotgun sequence DNA encodes these proteins:
- the LOC103710195 gene encoding uncharacterized protein C6C3.02c-like yields MPRRSSSGRSAPRAAPRSAPVRNPPQPAHQAPPPAPVQGGGGSIIGGIGSTIAEGMAWGVGSSVGHRVVDSVMGPRTIQHETVVTGAPAASAAAPMSNAVGTDACSTHSKAFQDCINNYGSDISKCQFYLDMLNECRRSSGATPSA; encoded by the exons ATGCCTCGTCGAAGCTCTTCTG GACGATCAGCTCCTCGTGCTGCTCCACGCTCTGCTCCAGTGAGAAACCCACCTCAACCAG CACATCAGGCTCCACCTCCGGCTCCTGTTCAGGGAGGAGGTGGATCTATCATTGGAGGGATTGGGTCCACTATTGCTGAAG GCATGGCTTGGGGTGTGGGCTCAAGTGTTGGTCACAGGGTGGTTGATTCTGTTATGGGCCCCCGTACCATTCAGCATGAAACTGTGGTCACTGGAGCCCCTGCTGCTTCTGCTGCTGCCCCAATGAGCAATGCTGTTGGAACTGATGCATGCAGCACTCATTCAAAGGCTTTCCAAGAT TGCATCAACAACTATGGTAGCGACATCAGCAAGTGCCAGTTTTATTTGGACATGCTAAACGAGTGCCGCAGAAGTTCTGGTGCTACACCGAGCGCTTAA